One region of Acropora muricata isolate sample 2 chromosome 13, ASM3666990v1, whole genome shotgun sequence genomic DNA includes:
- the LOC136895579 gene encoding A-type voltage-gated potassium channel KCND2-like isoform X2, which translates to MAMNGDKQDFHSRNGDLAKRRVTFKKASRDDLLTINVSGTIFYAQSSIFAKHPDTLLGSKRRDQFFDEKRNEYFFDRDPDLFSYILKFYRKGTLHYPEDECACSFKGELDFFGILKNNLSECCYEIFQEKHEEFEDYQRRHARTEDEDFVPKTLREKTWKLFEDPGKNIFGLFLHYTSAVLILISVVASTVETLQCGKVKCGNKYSEQFYVVESICVIAFTVEYIARLWAAPKRFQFMKQFLSIIDVVAIIPYYVALVFPDAAGGPFTVLRIFRIFRIVKMSRHNTKVREAGSSLLASLSELSFVFVVLVTLVILFSTVIYYAEMEDEDTKFKGIPMTFWYVIVTMTTLGYGDMTPTSVIGRLTGVICSLSGIMVVALPAPVLEKNFSRKSEEGRPHPAEKTKHAANSSKLTNRSTTVTNC; encoded by the exons ATGGCGATGAACGGAGATAAACAAGACTTCCACTCGCGGAACGGTGATCTCGCCAAGCGAAGAGTGACTTTCAAGAAAGCATCGAGGGATGACCTTCTAACGATCAATGTTAGTGGTACGATTTTCTACGCGCAAAGTTCCATCTTCGCGAAGCATCCAG ATACGCTCCTGGGAAGCAAAAGAAGGGATCAGTTCTTTGACGAAAAGCGGAACGAGTACTTCTTTGATCGCGACCCTGATCTTTTCAGCTACATCCTTAAGTTTTACCGCAAAGGAACCCTACATTATCCCGAGGATGAATGTGCTTGTTCCTTCAAGGGTGAGCTGGACTTCTTCGGCATTCTAAAAAACAATTTGAGTGAATGCTGCTACGAGATCTTCCAAGAAAAACACGAGGAATTTGAAGACTATCAACGCCGGCACGCTAGAACGGAGGACGAGGACTTCGTTCCAAAGACACTTCGCGAAAAAACATGGAAGCTCTTCGAAGACCCGgggaaaaacatttttggactGTTCTTACATTACACTTCAGCTGTGCTTATTTTAATAAGCGTGGTGGCTTCAACTGTGGAAACTTTGCAGTGTGGTAAAGTGAAATGCGGAAACAAATATTCTGAACAATTCTATGTCGTGGAATCTATCTGCGTCATTGCATTCACTGTCGAATACATCGCCAGACTTTGGGCGGCGCCAAAACGTTTTCAGTTCATGAAACAGTTTTTAAGTATCATCGACGTCGTGGCGATTATCCCATACTACGTTGCGCTGGTTTTCCCGGACGCGGCCGGCGGTCCCTTCACCGTTCTTCGTATTTTCAGGATTTTCCGGATTGTGAAAATGTCACGACACAATACGAAAGTCCGCGAAGCAGGGTCGTCACTGCTCGCGAGTCTTTCGGAACTGAGCTTCGTATTTGTGGTGCTCGTTACTCTTGTTATACTATTCTCAACGGTTATTTATTACGCTGAGATGGAAGACGAGGATACCAAGTTCAAAGGCATTCCAATGACGTTTTGGTACGTCATTGTTACCATGACGACGTTAGG CTATGGTGACATGACTCCAACCAGTGTTATTGGTCGGCTGACTGGTGTCATTTGCTCCTTGAGTGGCATCATGGTCGTGGCTTTACCAGCCCCAGTCCTCGAAAAGAACTTTAGTCGAAAGAGTGAAGAAGGTAGACCACATCCAGCGGAGAAAACGAAACATGCTGCTAACTCTTCCAAACTGACAAACCGGTCCACAACTGTCACCAATTGCTAG
- the LOC136895580 gene encoding protein boule-like: MGDIDIGKRIFVKGFSPETTENELREYFQDFGTVKESKVVRDRNGFSKGYAFITFESQEVADQVRDQDSLEFRGKSLNVGKAVRRKSKRSFGKYYYHRQEPGESPTHGSYYAFSTSDGSMYYAMNPQQPHFVLVPAYSPQMHYQSQSPYPQHSHSGSQPIYTPTAVVGNSYLQPTPYSFHHGHSWNEIAAVPMNAAAVVPKVHPQFSAENPTEIAVATTHAQPAQIVSLAIPEGNYVPEVGTVAGELVFESSKGKPTEKKVSSIKFLKKHESPSPAGLPVTPTATIHLINGQVPSTQ, encoded by the exons ATGGGCGACATAGATATAGGAAAGCGAATTTTTGTGAAAGGCTTTTCGCCGGAAACGACAGAGAACGAGCTTCGAGAGTATTTTCAAGACTTCGGCACAGtgaaagaaagcaaagttgtGCGAGACCGCAATGGCTTCAGCAAGGGCTATGCATTCATCACATTCGAATCGCAAGAAGTGGCCGATCAAGTTCGCGACCAAGATAGCCTTGAATTCCGTGGAAAGAGTCTAAACGTAGGCAAAGCAGTCCGCAGAAAGAGCAAACGGAGTTTTGGAAAATACTATTACCACAGGCAAGAGCCCGGAGAGAGTCCAACGCATGGCAGCTACTATGCATTTTCAACTTCGGATGGAAGCATGTACTACGCCATGAATCCACAACAGCCACACTTTGTCCTTGTGCCAGCGTATTCTCCACAGATGCATTATCAGTCACAGAGTCCATATCCTCAACACTCTCATTCAGGTTCGCAGCCGATTTACACTCCGACAGCAGTGGTTGGAAATTCTTACCTACAACCGACGCCATATTCTTTTCACCACGGACATTCTTGGAACGAAATAGCCGCGGTTCCAATGAATGCCGCCGCTGTTGTTCCGAAGGTACACCCTCAGTTTTCTGCTGAAAACCCCACAGAAATTGCAGTTGCTACTACTCATGCACAGCCAGCACAGATAGTCAGTTTGGCAATTCCAGAGGGAAACTACGTGCCTGAAGTTGGAACGGTGGCCGGAGAG TTGGTGTTTGAGAGTTCCAAAGGCAAACCCACAGAGAAGAAGGTGTCTTCCATAAAGTTCTTGAAGAAGCATGAATCACCAAGCCCAGCTGGTCTCCCTGTGACCCCAACAGCCACCATCCATCTGATCAATGGACAAGTTCCATCCACTCAGTGA
- the LOC136895579 gene encoding A-type voltage-gated potassium channel KCND2-like isoform X1: MTRCKPVADAMAMNGDKQDFHSRNGDLAKRRVTFKKASRDDLLTINVSGTIFYAQSSIFAKHPDTLLGSKRRDQFFDEKRNEYFFDRDPDLFSYILKFYRKGTLHYPEDECACSFKGELDFFGILKNNLSECCYEIFQEKHEEFEDYQRRHARTEDEDFVPKTLREKTWKLFEDPGKNIFGLFLHYTSAVLILISVVASTVETLQCGKVKCGNKYSEQFYVVESICVIAFTVEYIARLWAAPKRFQFMKQFLSIIDVVAIIPYYVALVFPDAAGGPFTVLRIFRIFRIVKMSRHNTKVREAGSSLLASLSELSFVFVVLVTLVILFSTVIYYAEMEDEDTKFKGIPMTFWYVIVTMTTLGYGDMTPTSVIGRLTGVICSLSGIMVVALPAPVLEKNFSRKSEEGRPHPAEKTKHAANSSKLTNRSTTVTNC; this comes from the exons ATGACCAGATGTAAGCCAGTAGCAGAT GCCATGGCGATGAACGGAGATAAACAAGACTTCCACTCGCGGAACGGTGATCTCGCCAAGCGAAGAGTGACTTTCAAGAAAGCATCGAGGGATGACCTTCTAACGATCAATGTTAGTGGTACGATTTTCTACGCGCAAAGTTCCATCTTCGCGAAGCATCCAG ATACGCTCCTGGGAAGCAAAAGAAGGGATCAGTTCTTTGACGAAAAGCGGAACGAGTACTTCTTTGATCGCGACCCTGATCTTTTCAGCTACATCCTTAAGTTTTACCGCAAAGGAACCCTACATTATCCCGAGGATGAATGTGCTTGTTCCTTCAAGGGTGAGCTGGACTTCTTCGGCATTCTAAAAAACAATTTGAGTGAATGCTGCTACGAGATCTTCCAAGAAAAACACGAGGAATTTGAAGACTATCAACGCCGGCACGCTAGAACGGAGGACGAGGACTTCGTTCCAAAGACACTTCGCGAAAAAACATGGAAGCTCTTCGAAGACCCGgggaaaaacatttttggactGTTCTTACATTACACTTCAGCTGTGCTTATTTTAATAAGCGTGGTGGCTTCAACTGTGGAAACTTTGCAGTGTGGTAAAGTGAAATGCGGAAACAAATATTCTGAACAATTCTATGTCGTGGAATCTATCTGCGTCATTGCATTCACTGTCGAATACATCGCCAGACTTTGGGCGGCGCCAAAACGTTTTCAGTTCATGAAACAGTTTTTAAGTATCATCGACGTCGTGGCGATTATCCCATACTACGTTGCGCTGGTTTTCCCGGACGCGGCCGGCGGTCCCTTCACCGTTCTTCGTATTTTCAGGATTTTCCGGATTGTGAAAATGTCACGACACAATACGAAAGTCCGCGAAGCAGGGTCGTCACTGCTCGCGAGTCTTTCGGAACTGAGCTTCGTATTTGTGGTGCTCGTTACTCTTGTTATACTATTCTCAACGGTTATTTATTACGCTGAGATGGAAGACGAGGATACCAAGTTCAAAGGCATTCCAATGACGTTTTGGTACGTCATTGTTACCATGACGACGTTAGG CTATGGTGACATGACTCCAACCAGTGTTATTGGTCGGCTGACTGGTGTCATTTGCTCCTTGAGTGGCATCATGGTCGTGGCTTTACCAGCCCCAGTCCTCGAAAAGAACTTTAGTCGAAAGAGTGAAGAAGGTAGACCACATCCAGCGGAGAAAACGAAACATGCTGCTAACTCTTCCAAACTGACAAACCGGTCCACAACTGTCACCAATTGCTAG
- the LOC136895578 gene encoding potassium voltage-gated channel protein Shal-like yields MATDVGAWLPFVRAAAVGWAPLATSPMPPPPETHKNDERVTINVSGRRFETWQNTLCRFPETLLGSDEKDYFFDAETKEYFFDRDPDLFRHVLNYYRNGKLHYPRGECVASFEEELCFFGISEDVVYDCCWEDFRERKKECEERIFEPDKLEDGGSQNGEESTDSTFREKMWTAFQNPQSGKLASLAYYITGFFIAVSVISTVVETVPKEHGTIGEVNKEIFFSLETACVVVFTVEYLARLYAAPNRCKFARDLMSIIDVVAILPFYVGLFMPDNSISGAFVTLRVFRIFRIFKFSRHSRGLRILGYTLKSCASELGFLLFSLSMAVIIFATVMYYVEKSVPQTKFKSIPASFWYTIVTMTTLGYGDMVPETTQGKIVGSLCSLSGVLVIALPVPVIVSNFSRIYLQNQRADKRKAHKKARVSISKTMAGTALVSPPDKENVPLGAGLELTQIPVSNKEKNYLDEQHAHLLQCLEKATARQFVEMEYSYNGEPVKKASKLPSPICTPSGSPISSSVSLAGVCDEGCYNRNSYAGKCMKRTRSVSEPAHQHENAFPQDHMEMNDIKGKHKANSKPHNDKQPNNVTTSAIVTMPDFETVAVPNNIHEGTANRRYENCNNRRGSHNII; encoded by the exons ATGGCTACCGACGTAGGAGCATGGCTGCCCTTCGTCAGGGCGGCTGCCGTTGGCTGGGCTCCTCTGGCAACATCTCCAATGCCTCCGCCACCAGAAACGCACAAAAATGATGAACGAGTAACCATAAATGTGAGTGGGCGACGATTTGAAACATGGCAAAACACATTGTGCCGTTTTCCGGAAACCCTTCTTGGTAGTGATGAAAAAGACTATTTTTTTGATGCGGAAACAAAGGAATATTTCTTTGATCGCGATCCCGATTTATTCCGTCACGTTTTAAATTATTATAGAAATGGAAAGCTGCATTATCCGCGCGGTGAATGCGTTGCATCCTTCGAAGAGGAActgtgtttttttggaatttcggAGGACGTTGTTTACGACTGCTGTTGGGAGGATTTCCGCGAGAGGAAAAAGGAATGCGAAGAGAGAATTTTCGAGCCAGATAAACTCGAGGATGGAGGATCGCAAAATGGGGAAGAAAGTACGGACTCGACTTTTCGCGAGAAGATGTGGACTGCTTTTCAAAACCCCCAAAGCGGCAAGTTGGCATCGCTAGCTTATTACATTACCGGATTTTTTATCGCTGTTAGCGTGATCAGTACTGTTGTCGAGACAGTACCTAAAGAACACGGAACAATCGGTGAAGTAAACAAAGAGATTTTCTTTTCACTAGAAACTGCCTGTGTCGTGGTTTTCACGGTGGAATACTTGGCACGTCTGTATGCCGCTCCGAACCGCTGTAAGTTCGCTCGGGATCTCATGAGCATTATCGATGTGGTTGCAATTTTACCGTTCTACGTTGGCTTGTTCATGCCGGATAATTCTATAAGTGGAGCTTTTGTGACTCTGAGAGTTTTTAGGATCTTcagaattttcaaattttccagACATTCTCGTGGCCTTCGAATTTTGGGCTACACTCTCAAGAGCTGCGCTTCTGAGCTTGGATTTCTGCTGTTTTCCCTCTCAATGGCCGTCATAATTTTTGCCACCGTTATGTACTACGTGGAAAAAAGTGTCCCCCAAACAAAGTTCAAAAGCATCCCAGCGAGTTTTTGGTACACCATTGTCACAATGACAACTTTAGG aTATGGTGACATGGTTCCCGAGACAACACAAGGCAAAATTGTGGGTAGCCTGTGTTCACTCAGTGGTGTACTGGTGATCGCCCTGCCTGTGCCTgtcattgtttcaaattttagtaGAATCTATCTCCAAAATCAAAGAGCAGACAAACGGAAAGCCCACAAG AAAGCTCGGGTTTCCATTTCCAAGACAATGGCTGGCACAGCACTGGTATCACCTCCAGATAAGGAGAATGTGCCTTTG GGTGCTGGGCTAGAGTTAACTCAAATCCCTGTCAGCAACAAAGAGAAAAACTACCTTGACGAGCAACATGCTCATTTGCTCCAGTGCTTAGAAAAAGCAACG GCTCGTCAATTTGTTGAAATGGAATACTCCTACAATGGGGAGCCAGTGAAAAAAGCCTCAAAGTTGCCGTCACCCATTTGTACCCCGTCAGGTTCACCAATCTCCTCATCGGTTTCACTTGCGGGAGTGTGTGACGAAGGCTGTTACAACCGAAACAGTTACGCTGGCAAGTGTATGAAACGAACAAGGTCGGTTTCGGAACCTGCACATCAACATGAAAATGCATTTCCACAAGACCACATGGAAATGAATGATATAAAAGGCAAACACAAGGCAAATTCTAAGCCCCACAATGATAAACAGCCAAACAATGTTACAACATCAGCAATAGTGACTATGCCAGATTTTGAGACAGTAGCAGTGCCCAATAACATCCACGAGGGAACAGCCAATCGCAGATATGAAAACTGCAATAATCGGCGAGGATCGCATAACATCATTTAA